Proteins encoded in a region of the Sugiyamaella lignohabitans strain CBS 10342 chromosome B, complete sequence genome:
- the LCB2 gene encoding serine C-palmitoyltransferase LCB2 (Component of serine palmitoyltransferase; responsible along with Lcb1p for the first committed step in sphingolipid synthesis, which is the condensation of serine with palmitoyl-CoA to form 3-ketosphinganine; GO_component: GO:0035339 - SPOTS complex [Evidence IDA] [PMID 20182505]; GO_component: GO:0005737 - cytoplasm [Evidence IEA,IEA]; GO_component: GO:0005783 - endoplasmic reticulum [Evidence IEA,IEA]; GO_component: GO:0016021 - integral component of membrane [Evidence IEA]; GO_component: GO:0016020 - membrane [Evidence IEA,IEA]; GO_component: GO:0017059 - serine C-palmitoyltransferase complex [Evidence IMP] [PMID 1556076]; GO_function: GO:0003824 - catalytic activity [Evidence IEA]; GO_function: GO:0030170 - pyridoxal phosphate binding [Evidence IEA]; GO_function: GO:0004758 - serine C-palmitoyltransferase activity [Evidence IEA]; GO_function: GO:0004758 - serine C-palmitoyltransferase activity [Evidence IMP] [PMID 1556076]; GO_function: GO:0004758 - serine C-palmitoyltransferase activity [Evidence IGI] [PMID 8058731]; GO_function: GO:0016740 - transferase activity [Evidence IEA,IEA]; GO_function: GO:0016746 - transferase activity, transferring acyl groups [Evidence IEA]; GO_process: GO:0009058 - biosynthetic process [Evidence IEA]; GO_process: GO:0006629 - lipid metabolic process [Evidence IEA]; GO_process: GO:0008152 - metabolic process [Evidence IEA]; GO_process: GO:0030148 - sphingolipid biosynthetic process [Evidence IMP] [PMID 1556076]; GO_process: GO:0006665 - sphingolipid metabolic process [Evidence IEA,IEA]), protein MTEATTRVTRQSTRAATARAKTGASTTTGNTGVKKDAVALSKENNGTSHSHTALDPLEFGVLESTDHLYAQQPPSKEELRPHEEDLPKYHVFLGTYISYLILIIIGHIRDFWSKHLISSKSASGYSKALRPKNGYAPLMSDFDSFYTRRLKSRLNDCFARPTTGVPGRFITILDREPTSEDYSTFNYPGTTSQCLNLSSYNYLGFAQSVGQCTDAAEKAILENGIIAGAPRAAGGTLDMHYETEQIVAEFVGKESAMLCSMGYATNANIFSNLVDKHCLVISDELNHASIRFGVRVSGAVIKIFKHNDMDDLEQLIREQISQGQPRTHRPWKKILIVVEGLYSMEGTMCNLPKLIELREKYKIYLFVDEAHSIGAMGPTGRGVCDFFNVSPASVDILMGTLTKSFGATGGYIAADRGVIDRLKIHNMANCYAEAVTPPVLAQIQSSLLTIANKINPGEGTERLQRLSFNSRYLRLGLKKLGFIVYGAPDSPIIPVMLYQPSKMPAFSRAMLRQKIAVVVVGYPATPLTSSRVRYCVSSALTKSDLDRLLRATAEVGEDLNLKMSQEIDEKTGQLRREQLDDFLPTLVDDCRKTDWE, encoded by the coding sequence ATGACTGAAGCTACTACTAGAGTCACCAGACAGTCGACCAGGGCCGCAACGGCTCGTGCTAAGACCGGCGCCAGTACAACTACCGGCAATACTGGTGTTAAGAAAGATGCTGTTGCACTGAGCAAAGAGAACAATGGCACGAGCCATAGCCACACAGCTCTAGACCCCCTAGAGTTTGGTGTGCTAGAAAGTACCGACCATTTATACGCACAACAGCCTCCTAGCAAAGAGGAGTTACGTCCGCATGAAGAAGACCTTCCGAAATATCATGTTTTTCTAGGAACATACATCAGTTATCTAATCCTCATTATTATTGGACACATTCGCGACTTCTGGTCCAAGCATCTCATTAGCAGTAAGTCTGCCAGTGGATACAGTAAAGCACTCCGTCCCAAGAACGGATACGCTCCATTAATGAGTGATTTCGACAGTTTCTACACCCGTCGATTGAAGTCGCGATTGAATGATTGTTTTGCACGTCCTACCACTGGCGTTCCAGGCCGATTCATCACTATACTAGATAGAGAGCCTACTTCCGAGGACTACAGTACATTCAACTATCCAGGAACGACCAGCCAATGCTTAAACCTCTCTTCATACAACTATCTGGGATTTGCCCAATCTGTCGGCCAGTGTACCGATGCTGCGGAGAAGGCGATTCTCGAAAATGGCATTATTGCTGGAGCCCCTcgtgctgctggtggtacttTGGATATGCATTATGAGACCGAGCAGATTGTGGCCGAGTTTGTTGGCAAAGAATCTGCCATGTTATGTTCTATGGGTTATGCCACTAATgcgaatattttttctaaTCTCGTTGATAAGCATTGTCTCGTCATTTCCGACGAACTAAACCACGCGTCTATCAGATTCGGAGTCCGTGTTTCAGGAGCGGTTATCAAGATTTTCAAGCACAATGATATGGACGATTTAGAGCAGCTGATTCGTGAACAGATCAGTCAGGGTCAACCAAGAACACATCGTCCTTGGAAGAAGATTCtcattgttgttgaaggtTTGTACAGTATGGAGGGAACCATGTGCAATCTGCCTAAACTGATAGAATTAAGAGAAAAGTACAAGATTTACCTGTTTGTGGACGAGGCTCACTCTATTGGAGCCATGGGACCCACTGGAAGAGGTGTGTGTGATTTCTTCAACGTGTCTCCTGCCAGTGTTGATATTCTCATGGGCACCCTGACCAAGAGTTTcggtgctactggtggatatattgctgctgacagAGGTGTTATTGACCGGTTGAAGATTCATAACATGGCCAACTGTTATGCCGAGGCAGTCACTCCACCAGTTCTGGCGCAAATCCAGTCGTCTCTGCTGACTATTGCCAATAAAATCAATCCTGGAGAGGGCACCGAGCGTCTTCAAAGACTATCATTCAACTCTAGGTATCTCCGCCTCGGACTCAAGAAGCTCGGATTCATTGTATATGGAGCCCCAGACAGTCCAATCATTCCTGTTATGCTGTACCAACCGTCGAAGATGCCAGCATTCTCACGAGCCATGCTACGTCAAAAGATCGCAGTCGTAGTAGTTGGATACCCTGCAACACCCCTGACCTCGAGTAGAGTGCGATACTGTGTGTCGTCAGCACTCACCAAATCCGATCTCGACAGACTTTTGCGAGCAACTGCCGAGGTCGGCGAAGACCTCAACCTCAAAATGAGCCAGGAAATAGACGAGAAAACCGGCCAACTAAGACGAGAACAGCTCGACGACTTCCTTCCTACACTCGTCGATGACTGTCGCAAAACTGACTGGGAGTAA
- the TRA1 gene encoding histone acetyltransferase TRA1, translating to MGPTVVEGLYAMSIMIIARGLTEPEFDLDQYLCVFVRDELISWYTQQHRPSVQDQQLREIVRVNVEAIVKRATSLAQVGQGNIPANQTVIDLISQAVNPRHLALTDNLWMPYF from the coding sequence ATGGGCCCTACAGTCGTTGAGGGTCTCTACGCCATGTCTATTATGATTATTGCGAGAGGTCTTACTGAGCCAGAATTTGATCTTGACCAATACTTGTGCGTATTCGTTCGAGATGAGCTCATTTCGTGGTACACTCAACAACACAGACCCAGTGTGCAAGACCAGCAATTACGGGAGATTGTTAGAGTCAATGTTGAAGCTATTGTCAAACGAGCTACCTCGTTGGCACAAGTTGGACAAGGTAATATACCTGCCAACCAAACTGTCATTGATCTGATCTCACAAGCAGTCAACCCAAGACACCTTGCACTAACGGATAATCTCTGGATGCCCTATTTTTAA
- the DOA4 gene encoding Doa4p (Ubiquitin hydrolase that deubiquitinates ILV cargo proteins; required for recycling ubiquitin from proteasome-bound ubiquitinated intermediates, acts at the late endosome/prevacuolar compartment to recover ubiquitin from ubiquitinated membrane proteins en route to the vacuole; DOA4 has a paralog, UBP5, that arose from the whole genome duplication; GO_component: GO:0005737 - cytoplasm [Evidence IEA,IEA]; GO_component: GO:0005768 - endosome [Evidence IEA]; GO_component: GO:0005768 - endosome [Evidence IDA] [PMID 17145966]; GO_component: GO:0031902 - late endosome membrane [Evidence IEA]; GO_component: GO:0016020 - membrane [Evidence IEA]; GO_component: GO:0005739 - mitochondrion [Evidence IDA] [PMID 14576278]; GO_component: GO:0005739 - mitochondrion [Evidence IDA] [PMID 16823961]; GO_component: GO:0000502 - proteasome complex [Evidence IPI] [PMID 10069815]; GO_function: GO:0008234 - cysteine-type peptidase activity [Evidence IEA]; GO_function: GO:0016787 - hydrolase activity [Evidence IEA]; GO_function: GO:0008233 - peptidase activity [Evidence IEA]; GO_function: GO:0004843 - ubiquitin-specific protease activity [Evidence IDA] [PMID 19410548]; GO_function: GO:0004843 - ubiquitin-specific protease activity [Evidence IDA,IMP] [PMID 8247125]; GO_process: GO:0006897 - endocytosis [Evidence IMP] [PMID 9119204]; GO_process: GO:0010995 - free ubiquitin chain depolymerization [Evidence IDA] [PMID 19410548]; GO_process: GO:0070676 - intralumenal vesicle formation [Evidence IGI] [PMID 23444383]; GO_process: GO:0006508 - proteolysis [Evidence IEA]; GO_process: GO:0006275 - regulation of DNA replication [Evidence IMP] [PMID 8657109]; GO_process: GO:0010992 - ubiquitin homeostasis [Evidence IMP] [PMID 19410548]; GO_process: GO:0006511 - ubiquitin-dependent protein catabolic process [Evidence IEA]; GO_process: GO:0006511 - ubiquitin-dependent protein catabolic process [Evidence IMP] [PMID 17145966]; GO_process: GO:0043162 - ubiquitin-dependent protein catabolic process via the multivesicular body sorting pathway [Evidence IMP] [PMID 17376168]) has protein sequence MRAKVGKKAGVFVFRPRTKSSDSGSHSVDYNHLPENEDVGKGEKWSNGHSHSNGSDLGVLDRHGHDGGVNDASRHMNQYTNGHVHSNGHAIDHVNSGSLVEGLGNFDLNSVPRTSNDTNGHSDHRVDGTNSVNGASSVPSTSPGASGTLREDPLAARFRNLRGPRPYPEPVTSVSPVVEPQTHAAGESTIPNSPYLDAESPHLPPPLLAPSSLSPPKPSISQSASSLSPPSKNTQLSVSTPASRSATPSLLGTPPPSYDPPPPPSPEPPIARVERPQAPTIQFTNKYNHHTPIIFPKTTIVTTSTLLKYLTHVPESILVLDIRDRASFDNGHISAPNIVCIEPVSLRKDMNDGALEDTLVIAPTKEQEAFNRRDSYELVVYYDSDSRSESYRGGPMPDPQSLSLYYLVSALYERAFSKPLKRPPCLLVGGFDAWWDQTNGRYISKSLTRNTDTNASQVQSDETDNDGIPPSPTVPQEIPSRPYGSRKGSIVSTHSFSRDVNDYIRSAPSLSDVSVDAYSSERPDYGPRRLSRESSGSRRESHTDLYNIQASAYHQTQQYQQHPQQYPRSPHSQSTQGPRQYQSNQQPQLQPQSQGLQQHLQQSPQRQHYQQGYQQGYQPYPQLPYQQPHAHSQSFAQPYSQAPPQTQPRRSSYAYNQYTPPPQSYSNGNGNNNNINPPTNASVIASPRPVVVYPYNSAEGPNSTPPMHHQSVSVPPSPGPPVNGYTRPVSSTSLMVSPRDIASKEFTTGLKNLGNTCYMNCIIQCLAGTPKLADVFADNSYKQFINVNSKLGYKGVLAQTFAALVQRMLQGKEGYVPPIALKDLAGRLRDTFQGYEQQDCQEFLTFILDGLHEELNSNGDKARMKELTEKEESYRERMSVRVASTIEWERYLKSDYSLIVDIAQGQYRSQLRCLTCGHTSTTFNSFSFLSLPIPLDKQNVTIQDCFDLFTAEEILDGDDAWHCSKCKKPRRTSKRLTIARFPPVLIIHLKRFQQRRGFIGNSVSNKLETPVMYPLTGLDMTGYWPNYTAGDEQTLDKLPLRGQTAPFIYDLYAVANHFGTLKGGHYTSFVNKGRKGWCYFDDTRVTCGVPKQNVVNRHGYVLFYERRPIIH, from the coding sequence ATGAGGGCCAAGGTTGGCAAGAAAGCGGGTGTCTTCGTCTTTCGTCCTCGAACTAAGAGTAGTGACTCAGGATCGCATTCTGTAGACTACAATCACTTGCCTGAGAACGAAGATGTTGGGAAGGGTGAGAAGTGGAGTAACGGACATTCACACAGTAATGGTTCGGATCTTGGAGTTTTGGATAGACATGGGCATGATGGAGGTGTGAATGATGCCAGTCGACACATGAACCAGTACACAAATGGACATGTCCATTCTAATGGGCATGCCATAGATCATGTAAATAGTGGCTCACTGGTTGAGGGGCTTGGCAATTTTGATCTTAACTCAGTACCAAGAACCAGTAATGATACAAATGGACACTCAGATCACCGGGTTGACGGTACTAACAGTGTAAATGGTGCTTCTAGTGTACCTAGTACCTCTCCTGGGGCTTCTGGAACACTTAGAGAAGACCCACTGGCGGCTCGGTTCAGAAATCTTCGTGGTCCACGTCCATATCCCGAACCTGTAACCAGTGTTAGTCCTGTGGTCGAACCACAAACacatgctgctggtgagaGTACTATCCCAAACTCACCTTATCTTGATGCAGAATCACCTCACCTACCGCCTCCTCTGTTAGCTCCATCAAGTCTTAGCCCTCCGAAACCATCAATTTCAcaatcagcatcttctctTTCACCTCCGTCTAAAAACACGCAACTGTCGGTGTCTACGCCGGCATCGAGGTCTGCAACTCCATCGTTACTTGGAACTCCCCCTCCTTCATATGATCCACCTCCACCGCCATCACCAGAACCGCCAATAGCACGAGTCGAACGGCCACAGGCGCCAACTATCCAATTTACTAACAAATACAACCATCATACGCCGATAATATTCCCCAAGACCACGATTGTCACCACTTCTACCCTTTTGAAGTATCTGACACATGTTCCAGAGTCAATTTTGGTACTGGATATTCGAGACCGTGCTTCGTTTGACAATGGACACATCTCAGCGCCGAATATTGTATGCATTGAGCCTGTATCCTTGAGGAAAGACATGAATGATGGCGCTTTAGAAGACACGCTGGTTATAGCACCTACCAAGGAACAAGAAGCATTCAATCGCCGTGATTCTTATGAGCTCGTGGTATACTACGACTCCGATTCAAGATCCGAATCGTATCGGGGCGGCCCCATGCCTGATCCTCAGAGTCTCTCTTTATACTACTTGGTATCAGCCCTGTACGAACGAGCTTTCTCCAAGCCTTTGAAAAGGCCCCCATGCTTGTTGGTGGGTGGTTTTGATGCTTGGTGGGATCAAACAAATGGTAGATATATTTCCAAGAGTCTAACTCGAAACACTGACACAAACGCTTCGCAGGTCCAGTCGGATGAGACCGATAATGACGGTATTCCTCCTTCTCCTACTGTGCCTCAGGAAATCCCTTCCAGACCCTATGGATCGAGAAAGGGAAGCATTGTATCCACACACTCGTTTTCAAGGGATGTAAACGATTATATCAGGAGCGCACCTTCTTTAAGTGACGTTTCTGTTGACGCATATTCTAGTGAAAGGCCTGATTATGGACCAAGAAGATTATCCAGAGAAAGTTCTGGTAGCCGACGTGAAAGCCATACAGATCTTTACAACATACAAGCTTCTGCATATCATCAGACCCagcaatatcaacaacatccCCAACAATATCCACGCTCACCTCACTCACAATCAACTCAAGGGCCTCGTCAGTACCAGTcaaaccagcagccacaacTACAGCCTCAGTCCCAAGGTCTCCAACAGCATTTACAGCAGTCTCCACAAAGACAACATTATCAACAAGGATACCAGCAAGGGTACCAGCCATATCCTCAGCTTCCATATCAGCAACCTCATGCGCATTCACAATCATTTGCTCAGCCATACTCACAAGCTCCTCCTCAAACCCAACCAAGGAGATCTTCATATGCTTATAATCAGTACACACCTCCTCCTCAGTCGTATTCTAATGGTAAtggaaataataacaacattAATCCACCCACTAATGCTTCAGTTATTGCTTCTCCAAGACCGGTAGTTGTATATCCATACAACTCGGCAGAGGGTCCTAACAGCACACCTCCAATGCATCATCAGTCAGTATCGGTGCCACCTTCACCTGGCCCACCTGTAAATGGGTACACTCGACCAGTGTCTTCAACATCTCTGATGGTTTCACCCCGAGATATTGCTAGTAAAGAATTCACCACTGGACTCAAAAATTTGGGAAATACTTGTTACATGAATTGCATCATCCAATGTCTTGCTGGCACGCCAAAATTAGCTGATGTGTTTGCCGATAACTCATACAAACAGTTTATCAAtgtcaacagcaaactGGGCTATAAGGGAGTCCTAGCTCAAACATTTGCGGCATTAGTACAGAGAATGCTTCAAGGCAAGGAAGGTTATGTGCCACCCATTGCCTTAAAGGACTTGGCAGGAAGACTCAGAGATACGTTTCAGGGTTATGAGCAACAAGACTGTCAGGAGTTTCTGACCTTTATTCTCGACGGACTACATGAAGAACTAAATTCCAACGGTGACAAAGCAAGAATGAAAGAACTCACAGAAAAAGAGGAGAGTTATAGGGAAAGAATGAGTGTTCGTGTTGCATCGACAATTGAATGGGAGCGATATCTCAAGTCTGACTATTCACTCATTGTAGACATCGCTCAAGGCCAATATAGAAGTCAGCTAAGATGTCTCACTTGTGGCcatacttctactactttCAACTCTTTCTCATTTTTGTCATTACCAATTCCCTTGGATAAGCAGAACGTGACAATTCAAGattgttttgatttattCACGGCTGAAGAAATTCTGGATGGAGATGATGCCTGGCATTGTTCGAAATGTAAGAAGCCTCGTCGAACTAGCAAACGGTTGACGATTGCAAGATTCCCTCCAGTTCTAATAATCCATCTCAAGCGATTCCAGCAAAGACGAGGATTCATTGGGAACTCGGTGAGTAACAAACTCGAGACGCCTGTTATGTATCCTTTGACAGGACTAGATATGACTGGATACTGGCCGAACTACACTGCTGGAGATGAGCAGACACTCGATAAATTGCCTTTGAGAGGTCAAACAGCACCATTTATTTATGATTTATATGCCGTGGCTAATCATTTCGGAACATTAAAGGGTGGCCACTATACATCGTTTGTGAATAAGGGTCGCAAAGGTTGGTGTTACTTTGACGATACTCGTGTCACTTGTGGAGTCCCAAAACAGAACGTGGTCAATCGTCACGGCTATGTTCTGTTTTATGAAAGAAGACCAATTATACATTAG